The following proteins are encoded in a genomic region of Hymenobacter siberiensis:
- a CDS encoding S66 peptidase family protein, producing the protein MSISIPPALRAGQRVAIVSPARKISAAELAPAIATLRSWGLKVVLGESIGGNHHQFAGDDDLRRRDFQQQLDDPAIRAILCARGGYGTARIVDGLDFAGFRAHPKWVTGFSDITVLNSHLLALGYASIHGVMPVLFHQAGGELALETLRRALFGEAFQPIEVAPHALNWPGTATGALVGGNLSLLQTITGTASQAGFAGRILFLEDLDEYLYHIDRMLLHLHRSGQLAGLAGLVVGHFSAMRDNTVPFGSTALEIINSYARLYDFPVGYGFPVGHEANNLALVVGQTLTLTVNGTGARLSADA; encoded by the coding sequence ATGTCCATTTCCATCCCTCCCGCCCTGCGCGCCGGTCAGCGCGTCGCCATTGTGAGTCCGGCTCGCAAAATCTCGGCCGCTGAGCTGGCCCCCGCCATTGCCACCCTCCGAAGCTGGGGACTGAAGGTGGTGCTGGGCGAAAGCATTGGCGGCAACCACCACCAGTTTGCCGGCGACGACGACCTGCGCCGCCGTGATTTTCAGCAGCAGCTCGACGACCCGGCCATCCGGGCCATTCTGTGCGCCCGGGGCGGCTACGGCACGGCCCGCATCGTGGACGGGCTGGACTTCGCCGGCTTTCGTGCCCACCCCAAGTGGGTGACGGGCTTCTCCGATATCACGGTGCTCAACTCCCACCTGCTGGCCCTGGGCTACGCCAGCATCCACGGCGTAATGCCGGTGCTGTTCCATCAGGCCGGCGGCGAGCTGGCACTGGAAACCCTGCGACGGGCGTTGTTCGGCGAAGCCTTTCAGCCCATCGAAGTGGCTCCGCATGCCCTCAACTGGCCCGGCACTGCTACCGGCGCGCTGGTGGGCGGCAACCTGAGCCTCCTGCAAACCATCACGGGCACGGCCTCGCAGGCCGGCTTTGCGGGCCGCATCCTGTTTCTGGAAGACCTCGACGAGTACCTCTACCACATCGACCGGATGCTGCTGCACCTGCACCGCAGCGGGCAGCTGGCCGGGTTGGCCGGGCTGGTAGTGGGCCACTTTTCGGCCATGCGCGACAATACCGTGCCCTTCGGCAGCACGGCCCTCGAAATCATCAATTCCTATGCCCGCCTCTACGACTTCCCGGTGGGCTACGGCTTCCCCGTGGGGCACGAGGCCAACAACCTGGCCCTGGTGGTGGGGCAGACGTTAACGCTGACCGTGAACGGCACGGGGGCCCGGCTCTCGGCTGATGCGTAG
- a CDS encoding T9SS type B sorting domain-containing protein, with protein sequence MATAGICLSTRRVRYVVAPPVVPTFAPVPTQCIVGAAVTLAATPAGGTFSGPGVSNSRFDPAAAGTGTHTLTYSITDSLGCGTLSQQVVVNRLPVITPGRDTTLCADLRQPFQLRGYAPAGGVWSGTGVTAGGFFTPPNTGNRGGVFPLIYTVTQGPCQATATRTVVLAPVSSQDVGLNLPECAAAPRYAGLAPFDCPLSPVLLAPHATYRWDFGDGSEPSTAAEPTHRYTQPGTYRVTLTARYGNCEVLTGFSPVEVGDVFMPNIITPNGDATNQAFQPRFSCRPASLEVYTRWGQRVYQTNNYHNNWDAAGLPDGIYYYQLRDADDRRAKGWVEVRR encoded by the coding sequence GTGGCCACCGCCGGCATTTGCCTGAGCACCCGCCGCGTGCGCTACGTGGTGGCCCCGCCGGTGGTGCCCACCTTTGCGCCCGTGCCTACGCAGTGCATAGTGGGCGCGGCGGTGACCCTGGCGGCCACGCCGGCCGGCGGCACTTTCAGCGGACCCGGCGTGAGCAATAGCCGCTTCGACCCAGCCGCGGCCGGCACGGGCACCCACACGCTCACCTACAGCATTACCGATTCGCTGGGCTGCGGCACCCTTAGCCAGCAGGTGGTGGTGAACCGCCTGCCCGTCATCACGCCCGGCCGCGACACCACCCTGTGCGCCGACCTGCGGCAGCCCTTCCAGCTGCGCGGCTACGCGCCGGCCGGCGGCGTGTGGAGTGGCACGGGCGTCACGGCCGGCGGCTTTTTCACCCCGCCCAATACCGGCAACCGGGGCGGCGTATTTCCGCTCATCTACACCGTGACGCAGGGCCCCTGCCAGGCCACAGCCACCCGCACGGTGGTGCTGGCCCCCGTATCATCGCAGGATGTGGGCCTGAACCTGCCGGAGTGCGCCGCCGCGCCGCGCTACGCCGGCCTCGCGCCGTTCGACTGCCCGCTCTCGCCGGTGCTGCTGGCCCCGCATGCCACCTACCGCTGGGATTTTGGCGATGGCAGCGAGCCCAGCACCGCTGCTGAGCCCACCCACCGCTACACCCAGCCCGGCACGTATCGCGTTACCCTCACGGCCCGCTACGGTAACTGCGAGGTACTCACCGGCTTCTCGCCCGTAGAAGTGGGCGACGTGTTCATGCCCAACATCATCACCCCCAACGGCGACGCCACCAACCAGGCCTTCCAGCCCCGCTTCAGCTGCCGGCCGGCATCGCTGGAAGTGTACACCCGCTGGGGCCAGCGCGTGTACCAAACCAACAATTACCACAACAACTGGGACGCCGCTGGCCTGCCCGACGGCATCTACTACTACCAGCTGCGCGACGCCGACGACCGCCGCGCCAAAGGCTGGGTAGAAGTGCGCCGCTAG
- a CDS encoding M28 family peptidase, with protein sequence MNFRSLRLPLAALAGLFLLTGCPDKKAAETVGSAPAEVKLPKAPVFNADSAYAFTAKQVSFGPRVPNSKAHIATGNWLVAKLKSYGLKVMEQPFEAMTFDGTNIHARNIIAQYQPTAARRVAIFGHWDTRPFADADKVKKNASMDGASDGASAVAVALEMARQLSQQPDSLAPNVGVDFIFFDAEDWGHDDTTQAGLKDQLAGSGTDSWCLGSQYWAKNLLPAGYKAEYGVLLDMVGAKNGKFTREETSRTNARAALDKIWGVASQLGYSDYFRYEDTGGITDDHVYTNRAGIPTIDIYHYNSPTDYFPAYHHATTDNMAIIDRNTMKAVGQTMLQALYVD encoded by the coding sequence ATGAATTTTCGCTCCCTTCGCCTTCCCCTCGCCGCCCTGGCCGGCCTCTTCCTGCTCACCGGCTGCCCCGATAAAAAGGCCGCCGAAACCGTGGGTAGCGCCCCGGCCGAAGTCAAGCTGCCCAAAGCTCCGGTGTTCAACGCCGACTCGGCCTACGCCTTCACGGCGAAGCAGGTAAGCTTCGGGCCGCGCGTGCCCAACTCCAAGGCCCATATTGCCACCGGCAACTGGCTGGTAGCCAAGCTGAAAAGCTACGGCCTGAAGGTGATGGAGCAACCCTTCGAGGCCATGACCTTTGACGGTACCAACATCCACGCCCGCAACATCATTGCGCAGTACCAGCCCACGGCGGCTCGGCGCGTGGCCATCTTCGGCCACTGGGACACCCGGCCCTTTGCCGATGCCGATAAGGTGAAGAAAAACGCCTCCATGGACGGCGCCTCTGACGGGGCCAGCGCTGTGGCCGTGGCCCTCGAAATGGCCCGCCAGCTCAGCCAGCAGCCCGACTCGCTGGCCCCCAACGTAGGCGTCGACTTCATTTTCTTTGATGCCGAGGACTGGGGTCACGACGACACCACCCAGGCCGGCCTCAAGGACCAACTGGCTGGCAGCGGCACCGATTCGTGGTGCCTGGGCTCGCAATACTGGGCCAAAAATCTGCTGCCCGCCGGCTACAAGGCCGAGTACGGCGTGCTCCTGGACATGGTGGGGGCGAAGAACGGCAAGTTTACCCGCGAGGAAACCTCGCGCACCAACGCCCGCGCCGCCCTCGACAAAATCTGGGGCGTGGCCTCGCAGCTGGGCTATTCCGATTACTTCCGCTACGAGGACACCGGCGGCATCACCGACGACCATGTCTACACGAATCGGGCCGGCATTCCCACCATCGACATCTACCACTACAACTCGCCCACCGACTACTTCCCCGCCTACCACCACGCCACCACCGACAACATGGCCATCATCGACCGCAACACGATGAAAGCCGTGGGCCAGACCATGTTGCAGGCCTTGTACGTGGACTAA
- a CDS encoding endonuclease/exonuclease/phosphatase family protein, producing the protein MRRSFAFKFTLLTLAWLLLAIACEQVPARVFWPVVFGALTTPVALVCTFVLALYWLRRNWRVAVLPIVALGLTWPHVQRGLALHAPLNRASLNEELGMKNEELGTKKAEVGKNKIPHSSFFIPHSNEVSLLSANVRIFNVYAQLRDPDFASSKGFVRWLATSPADVLCLQEYYNEPLGNSAEAKVFHTEERLGRSSGRHAFVSPSLTNAIGAEFGLAIFSRFAIVRRGTIAFGKLSQNHAMWADLARPASRTGTGRPDTIRVFNLHLQSMSMAESDITTATTSRAGLRQKAPNLLRRFRNGAVARGTQVDTVLARVARSPYPVLLAGDTNDLPYSYVYDQLADHMQNAWATVGFGIGATYNGKLPGLRIDQQFASKQWQVLGCKVHREIKWSDHFPVEGLYRLME; encoded by the coding sequence GTGCGCCGCTCTTTCGCTTTCAAATTCACGTTGCTGACCCTGGCCTGGCTGCTGCTGGCCATTGCCTGCGAGCAGGTGCCCGCGCGGGTATTTTGGCCAGTGGTGTTTGGGGCGCTCACCACGCCGGTGGCGCTGGTATGCACGTTTGTGCTGGCGCTATACTGGCTGCGGCGCAACTGGCGCGTGGCGGTGCTGCCTATTGTGGCGCTGGGCCTCACCTGGCCGCATGTGCAGCGCGGGCTGGCGCTGCACGCGCCGCTTAATCGCGCTTCGCTTAATGAAGAATTAGGGATGAAGAATGAGGAATTGGGGACGAAAAAGGCGGAGGTGGGCAAGAACAAAATTCCTCATTCCTCATTCTTCATTCCTCATTCAAACGAAGTAAGCCTACTGTCGGCCAACGTGCGCATTTTCAATGTGTATGCCCAGCTGCGCGACCCGGATTTTGCCTCGTCCAAGGGCTTTGTGCGGTGGCTGGCCACCAGCCCCGCCGATGTGCTCTGCCTGCAGGAATACTACAACGAGCCGCTGGGCAACAGCGCCGAGGCCAAGGTGTTCCACACCGAAGAGCGGCTGGGCCGCAGCAGTGGCCGCCACGCATTTGTGTCGCCCAGCCTCACCAATGCCATTGGGGCAGAGTTTGGGCTGGCTATTTTCTCGCGCTTTGCCATTGTGCGGCGCGGCACCATTGCCTTCGGCAAGCTCTCCCAAAACCACGCCATGTGGGCCGACCTGGCCCGCCCCGCCAGCCGCACCGGCACGGGCCGGCCCGATACCATTCGCGTGTTCAACCTGCACCTGCAAAGCATGAGCATGGCCGAAAGCGACATCACCACCGCCACCACCAGCCGCGCCGGCCTGCGCCAAAAAGCTCCCAACCTGCTGCGCCGCTTCCGCAATGGGGCCGTGGCCCGGGGCACGCAGGTCGATACTGTGCTAGCCCGCGTGGCCCGTTCGCCCTACCCCGTGCTGCTGGCCGGCGACACCAATGACCTGCCCTATTCCTACGTCTACGACCAACTGGCCGACCATATGCAGAACGCCTGGGCCACCGTGGGCTTCGGCATCGGGGCCACGTATAATGGCAAGCTGCCCGGCCTGCGCATCGACCAGCAGTTTGCCAGCAAGCAGTGGCAGGTGCTGGGCTGTAAGGTGCATCGGGAAATCAAGTGGAGCGACCATTTCCCGGTCGAAGGGCTTTATCGGTTAATGGAGTAG
- a CDS encoding DUF7948 domain-containing protein encodes MPIPLRSLGRFVLALVGCAALSCPAQAARGAATAPTGSSLEFVQNKGQWDGRVRYEATLPAGTLFVLPTALTYAFLDPAALHHHDGAPRPSGGKAKADSIAAHSYTVHFEQANARARLTAETPTAGERNYFIGNDSRRWASHVGAFRRLRYTNLWPGIDLTLYENIGKQLEYDVLLAPRANPTRVALRYDGASALRLDAAGNLVIKTTVGTTTELAPQAWQLDAAGQRQAVACRYVLTGRTLTFALGAYDHARALTIDPTVQFSTLTGSTADNWGFTATYDNAGNMYSGGIVASNLGGTYPATPGAFYTAFSSVEDMGIIKYNTSVSGATARVWATYLGGNSSEFPHSLVVNAQNELVVLGSTSSTNYPTTTGAWQRFFGGGSSLDPFTDGFPYDMPNGSDLVVTRFSADGSRLLASTYLGGSGNDGVSSGFALAANYGDCFRGDVLLDDAGNVYVASSTSSRNFPLANQSGGFNGTLATGTGSDAVVCKLSANLNVMLWGGFLGGTGSDAAYSMQRDAQGRVYVCGGTTSRDFPVTAGTFRGSYQGGATDGFVARISADGRTLERSSYVGTSAYDQAFLLQLDADGDAYLLGQTLGQYPTTLGLYATPNGTQFIQKLNKDLTNSLYSKAFGSGSNTNGPNLVPTAFLVDDCERVYVSGWGGQVNGRSGGYLGGSTNGLPTTAGALQTTTDGSDFYLAEFSAGMAKLEYATFFGQNGVPEHVDGGTSRFDKRGVVYQAVCASCGSTQSFPLPPGAGTYTVRNGSSNCNNGAFKMNFEVLQADAGPSRYLCLDNGPVALAGSPAGGVWAGPGVQAAVGGGYRFVPTAVGPGTTSSTIRWPPPAFA; translated from the coding sequence ATGCCGATACCTCTCCGCTCGTTGGGCCGCTTTGTGCTGGCTTTAGTAGGTTGTGCTGCCCTATCGTGCCCGGCGCAGGCGGCACGGGGCGCGGCCACTGCCCCCACCGGCTCCAGCCTCGAATTTGTGCAGAACAAAGGCCAGTGGGATGGCCGCGTGCGCTACGAGGCTACCCTGCCGGCCGGCACGCTGTTCGTGCTGCCCACTGCCCTCACCTACGCCTTCCTGGACCCCGCCGCCCTGCACCACCACGATGGCGCGCCCCGCCCCAGCGGCGGCAAGGCCAAAGCCGACAGCATCGCGGCCCACTCCTACACCGTGCACTTCGAGCAGGCCAACGCCCGCGCCCGCCTCACGGCCGAAACACCCACGGCTGGTGAGCGCAACTACTTCATCGGCAACGACAGCCGGCGCTGGGCCAGCCACGTGGGCGCGTTTCGGCGGCTGCGCTACACCAACCTGTGGCCGGGAATCGACCTGACGCTGTATGAAAATATTGGTAAGCAGCTCGAATACGATGTGCTGCTGGCTCCCCGCGCCAACCCCACCCGCGTGGCCCTGCGCTACGACGGGGCCAGCGCCCTGCGCCTGGACGCGGCCGGCAACCTCGTTATTAAAACCACGGTGGGCACTACTACCGAGCTGGCCCCGCAGGCCTGGCAGCTCGATGCCGCCGGGCAGCGCCAGGCCGTGGCCTGCCGCTACGTGCTCACGGGCCGCACCCTCACCTTCGCCCTGGGCGCCTACGACCACGCCCGCGCCCTGACCATCGACCCCACGGTCCAGTTCTCCACCCTCACCGGCTCGACGGCCGATAACTGGGGCTTCACCGCGACTTATGACAACGCGGGCAATATGTATTCGGGCGGCATTGTGGCCAGCAATTTGGGCGGCACCTACCCGGCCACGCCCGGCGCGTTCTACACCGCCTTCAGCAGCGTGGAGGACATGGGCATTATCAAGTACAACACCAGCGTGAGCGGTGCGACGGCTCGGGTGTGGGCCACCTACCTGGGCGGCAACAGCAGCGAGTTTCCGCACAGCCTGGTGGTGAACGCGCAGAACGAGCTGGTGGTGCTGGGCAGCACCTCGTCAACCAACTATCCCACCACAACGGGGGCCTGGCAGCGCTTCTTTGGGGGCGGCTCATCCCTCGACCCTTTCACCGACGGCTTTCCGTACGACATGCCCAACGGCTCCGACCTCGTCGTGACCCGCTTCAGCGCCGATGGCAGCCGCCTGCTGGCCAGCACCTACCTCGGCGGCAGCGGCAACGACGGCGTATCGAGCGGCTTTGCGCTGGCCGCCAACTACGGCGACTGCTTCCGGGGCGATGTGCTGCTCGACGACGCCGGCAACGTGTACGTGGCCTCCTCCACCAGCTCGCGCAATTTCCCATTGGCGAACCAGAGTGGCGGGTTCAATGGTACCCTGGCTACGGGCACGGGCTCCGATGCGGTGGTCTGCAAATTATCGGCAAATCTGAACGTGATGCTCTGGGGCGGCTTTTTGGGCGGCACCGGTTCCGATGCTGCCTACTCGATGCAGCGCGATGCCCAGGGACGGGTGTACGTGTGCGGCGGCACCACCTCGCGCGATTTCCCGGTCACGGCCGGCACGTTCCGAGGCAGTTACCAGGGCGGCGCCACCGATGGCTTCGTGGCCCGCATCAGCGCCGATGGCCGCACCCTCGAACGCAGCAGCTACGTGGGCACCAGTGCCTACGACCAAGCCTTTTTATTACAGCTCGATGCCGATGGCGATGCCTACCTACTGGGCCAGACGCTGGGACAATACCCCACTACACTGGGCCTCTACGCCACGCCCAACGGCACGCAGTTTATTCAAAAGCTGAACAAAGACCTCACCAACAGCCTCTACAGCAAGGCGTTTGGCAGCGGGAGCAATACCAACGGCCCCAACCTGGTACCCACGGCTTTTCTGGTCGATGACTGCGAGCGGGTGTACGTCAGCGGCTGGGGCGGGCAGGTGAACGGCCGGAGCGGCGGCTACCTGGGCGGCAGCACCAACGGCCTGCCCACCACCGCCGGAGCCCTCCAGACCACCACCGACGGCTCCGATTTTTACCTGGCCGAATTCTCGGCCGGCATGGCGAAGCTGGAGTACGCCACCTTTTTCGGCCAGAACGGCGTGCCCGAGCACGTGGATGGTGGCACCTCGCGCTTCGATAAGCGCGGCGTGGTGTACCAGGCCGTATGCGCCAGCTGCGGCAGCACGCAGAGCTTCCCGCTGCCGCCGGGCGCGGGCACCTACACCGTGCGCAACGGCAGTTCGAACTGCAACAACGGCGCCTTCAAAATGAATTTTGAAGTACTGCAGGCCGACGCCGGCCCAAGCCGCTACCTATGCCTCGACAATGGCCCCGTGGCCCTGGCTGGCAGCCCGGCCGGGGGCGTGTGGGCCGGGCCGGGCGTGCAGGCGGCCGTGGGCGGCGGCTACCGCTTCGTGCCCACGGCCGTGGGGCCGGGGACTACGTCCTCAACTATACGGTGGCCACCGCCGGCATTTGCCTGA
- the cysS gene encoding cysteine--tRNA ligase — translation MSLQLYNTLTRKKEEFQPVHAPQVGVYLCGPTVYSEAHLGNARGPVVFDVLTRYLRHLQYQVRYVRNITDVGHLESDADTGEDKMEKAARAARIEPMQVAQHFTNRYRQHMLGLGCLPPDIEPQASGHIIEQIQVIEEIIANGLAYEVNGSVYFDVPKYDEEGKRYGKLSNRSIEDQLAGTRANLEGQSEKRSPLDFALWKKASPEHIMRWPSPWGEGFPGWHLECSAMSRKYLGELSDIHGGGLDLMFPHHECEIAQSQGSHSHSDEARFWVHNNMITVNGTKMSKSVGNFVLLGDMFKGPTGPLAFGYSPMVVRFFLLQAHYRSPVDVSDDALQAARKGYRKLMNGLRLLDKLSGEMVSSELVSDEANDKLANSPAHQLTTLAAKPADFLDDDLNTPRAMAALFDLLKRFNTLAANPAALAEVGAEAFAQAAATYRTMVQDVLGLSDEPRANVEQLLELTLGFYSEAKADKAYDKVDVIRAALKNQGIVIKDTKAGVEWAYSEE, via the coding sequence ATGTCGCTTCAGCTTTATAACACGCTTACCCGCAAGAAAGAAGAATTTCAGCCCGTGCACGCGCCCCAGGTGGGCGTGTACCTGTGCGGCCCCACCGTATACAGCGAAGCCCACCTGGGCAACGCCCGTGGCCCGGTGGTGTTCGACGTGCTCACGCGCTACCTGCGCCACCTGCAGTACCAGGTGCGCTACGTGCGCAATATCACCGACGTAGGCCACCTCGAAAGCGACGCCGATACCGGCGAGGACAAGATGGAAAAGGCCGCCCGCGCCGCCCGCATCGAGCCCATGCAGGTGGCCCAGCACTTCACCAACCGCTACCGCCAGCACATGCTGGGCCTGGGCTGCCTGCCGCCCGATATCGAGCCCCAGGCCAGCGGCCACATCATCGAGCAGATTCAGGTGATTGAGGAAATCATCGCCAATGGCCTGGCCTACGAAGTCAATGGCTCCGTTTATTTCGACGTGCCGAAGTACGACGAGGAAGGCAAGCGCTACGGCAAGCTCTCGAACCGCAGCATTGAAGACCAGCTAGCCGGCACCCGCGCCAACCTCGAAGGCCAGAGTGAGAAGCGCAGCCCCCTCGATTTTGCCCTCTGGAAGAAGGCCTCGCCCGAGCACATCATGCGCTGGCCCTCGCCCTGGGGCGAGGGCTTTCCCGGCTGGCACCTGGAGTGCTCGGCCATGAGCCGCAAGTACCTCGGCGAGCTGAGTGACATTCACGGCGGCGGCCTCGACCTCATGTTCCCGCACCACGAATGCGAGATTGCGCAGAGCCAGGGCAGCCACTCGCATTCCGACGAGGCCCGCTTCTGGGTGCACAACAACATGATAACCGTGAACGGCACCAAGATGAGCAAGAGCGTGGGCAACTTCGTGTTGCTGGGCGATATGTTCAAGGGGCCCACTGGGCCGCTGGCCTTCGGCTACTCGCCCATGGTGGTGCGCTTCTTCCTGCTGCAGGCCCACTACCGCTCGCCGGTTGATGTGAGCGACGATGCCCTGCAAGCCGCCCGTAAAGGCTACCGCAAGCTGATGAACGGCCTGCGCCTGCTGGATAAGCTTAGTGGTGAAATGGTGAGTAGTGAATTAGTGAGTGATGAGGCGAATGATAAACTCGCTAATTCACCAGCTCACCAGCTCACTACATTGGCCGCTAAGCCCGCCGATTTTCTCGACGACGACCTGAACACGCCCCGCGCCATGGCTGCGCTGTTCGACCTGCTCAAGCGCTTCAATACGCTGGCTGCCAACCCCGCCGCGCTGGCCGAAGTAGGCGCCGAGGCCTTCGCCCAGGCCGCCGCCACCTACCGCACCATGGTGCAGGACGTGCTGGGCCTGAGCGACGAGCCCCGCGCCAACGTGGAGCAATTGCTGGAGCTCACCCTCGGCTTCTACTCCGAAGCCAAAGCCGACAAAGCCTACGACAAAGTGGACGTTATCCGGGCCGCCCTCAAAAACCAGGGCATCGTGATAAAAGACACCAAAGCCGGTGTGGAGTGGGCGTATAGCGAGGAATAA